The following coding sequences are from one Candidatus Hydrogenedentota bacterium window:
- the carB gene encoding carbamoyl-phosphate synthase large subunit yields the protein MPKRTDINKILLIGSGPIVIGQACEFDYSGTQACKALREEGYTVVLANSNPATIMTDPETADRVYIEPLTVEFLERIIERERPDALLPTVGGQTALNLAVGLAERGILEKYNCELIGAKLPAIRKAEDRGEFKEAMIKIGLDVPRSQVVHTLEEARDFGAEVNYAAVIRPAFTMGGSGAGLAFNKDEFEAAVKYGLEMSPVTEVLIEESIIGWKEYELEVMRDLNDNVVIICSIENVDPMGVHTGDSITVAPAQTLTDKEYQAMRDAAVAIIREIGVDTGGSNVQFAVDPKSGRMIVIEMNPRVSRSSALASKATGFPIAKIAAKLAVGFSLDEIRNDITRETPASFEPTIDYVVTKIPRWAFEKFPGSEPNLSVQMKSVGETMAIGRTFKESLQKGLRGLEIGRSGFVGDGAFKSLTGKSDGEKEKKALLTAMRRPTPDRMAHVAEALRLDATVEEIYQATGIDPWFVRQMKEIVDEYKAIETANPDDPAVLRKAKEMGFSDHQLARLWSKSPDAVRAKRKKHGIVPVYRLVDTCAAEFEAYTPYYYSSYGDEDEFMGTDKERIIILGGGPNRIGQGIEFDYCCVHAAFALKEDGYETIMVNCNPETVSTDYDTSDSLFFEPVTFEDVMNIIDRVKPKGVIVQYGGQTPLNLAERLEAAGAPIIGTSPDSIARAEDRKRFRDVVEKLGLLQPANQTAVSFEEAAEIAGEIGYPVVVRPSYVLGGRAMEIVYDQESLSRYMTFAVEASPDSPILIDKFLESAVELDVDAISDGTTVVVAGIMQHIEEAGVHSGDSACILPPYDLDPALIERVRQQTRALALELNVIGLMNIQFAIRDNDIFLLEVNPRASRTVPFVSKAIGVPLAKLAAKVMAGKTLAELGFTEDPVPNYTSAKEVVLPFIKFPGVDILLGPEMRSTGEVMGIDQNMGLAFAKSQIAAGSTVPMSGTVFISLNERDKKKVGSLGRDLAALGFKFLATDGTAAILRQDGIEVEEVFKVGEGRPNIVDQIINKSVDWIINTPMGAASKHDEVAIRRTALENNIPTMTTLAAARAAVQAIRALKEGDLAVISLQEYHAMGKK from the coding sequence ATGCCCAAGAGAACCGACATTAACAAAATATTGCTGATTGGATCCGGACCGATTGTCATCGGGCAGGCCTGCGAGTTTGACTACTCCGGCACCCAGGCGTGCAAGGCCCTTCGGGAAGAGGGCTACACGGTCGTTCTCGCGAACAGCAATCCGGCTACGATCATGACCGACCCGGAAACGGCGGATCGCGTTTACATCGAGCCCCTCACGGTGGAATTCCTGGAGCGAATCATCGAGCGCGAACGACCCGACGCGTTGTTGCCCACGGTGGGCGGTCAGACGGCGCTGAATCTGGCGGTGGGCCTTGCGGAACGGGGCATTCTCGAAAAGTATAACTGCGAGCTCATCGGCGCGAAGCTCCCGGCCATCCGCAAGGCGGAAGATCGGGGCGAGTTCAAAGAAGCCATGATCAAGATTGGCCTCGACGTGCCCCGCAGTCAGGTGGTCCATACGCTGGAAGAGGCCCGTGATTTCGGTGCGGAGGTGAACTATGCCGCCGTGATTCGACCCGCCTTCACCATGGGCGGTTCGGGCGCGGGCCTCGCCTTCAACAAGGACGAATTCGAGGCGGCGGTGAAGTACGGCCTGGAAATGAGCCCGGTTACCGAGGTGCTCATTGAAGAGTCCATTATCGGCTGGAAAGAATACGAGCTCGAGGTCATGCGCGACCTCAACGACAACGTGGTGATCATCTGCTCCATTGAAAATGTGGACCCCATGGGCGTGCACACGGGCGACAGCATCACGGTGGCCCCGGCGCAGACCCTCACGGACAAAGAGTATCAGGCCATGCGCGATGCGGCCGTGGCCATCATTCGAGAGATCGGCGTGGATACGGGCGGCTCCAACGTGCAGTTTGCCGTGGATCCGAAATCCGGCCGCATGATCGTCATCGAAATGAATCCGCGCGTTTCACGCAGTTCCGCGCTGGCCTCCAAGGCCACGGGTTTCCCCATCGCCAAGATCGCGGCCAAGCTGGCCGTGGGCTTTTCACTGGATGAGATCCGCAACGATATCACGCGCGAGACACCGGCCTCGTTTGAGCCCACCATCGACTATGTGGTCACCAAGATCCCGCGCTGGGCCTTCGAGAAATTCCCCGGCTCCGAACCGAACCTCAGCGTGCAGATGAAGAGCGTGGGCGAGACCATGGCCATCGGCCGCACGTTCAAGGAATCCCTGCAGAAGGGACTGCGCGGCCTCGAAATCGGCCGCAGCGGCTTCGTGGGGGATGGCGCGTTCAAATCGTTGACCGGCAAGTCCGACGGCGAAAAAGAGAAAAAGGCCCTGCTGACCGCGATGCGCCGCCCGACGCCGGATCGCATGGCCCATGTGGCCGAGGCCCTGCGCCTGGACGCGACGGTGGAGGAGATCTATCAGGCGACGGGGATCGATCCCTGGTTTGTCCGGCAGATGAAGGAAATCGTCGACGAGTACAAGGCCATCGAAACCGCCAATCCGGACGACCCGGCGGTGCTGCGCAAAGCCAAGGAAATGGGCTTCTCCGATCATCAGCTCGCCCGGCTCTGGAGCAAATCGCCGGACGCCGTGCGCGCCAAGCGCAAGAAACATGGCATTGTGCCCGTGTATCGGCTGGTGGATACTTGCGCGGCGGAGTTTGAAGCGTACACGCCCTACTACTACTCTTCCTATGGCGACGAAGACGAGTTTATGGGCACGGACAAAGAGCGGATCATCATCCTCGGCGGCGGCCCCAACCGCATTGGCCAGGGTATTGAATTCGACTATTGCTGCGTCCACGCCGCCTTCGCCTTGAAGGAAGATGGCTACGAGACCATCATGGTCAACTGCAATCCCGAGACGGTTTCCACGGACTATGACACGTCGGACAGCCTCTTCTTCGAACCGGTCACCTTTGAAGACGTGATGAATATCATTGATCGCGTGAAACCCAAGGGCGTTATCGTGCAGTACGGCGGCCAGACACCGCTCAATCTTGCCGAGCGCCTGGAAGCCGCGGGCGCGCCCATCATCGGCACCTCCCCCGACAGCATCGCGCGGGCGGAAGACCGCAAGCGTTTCCGCGACGTGGTGGAGAAGCTGGGCCTCCTTCAGCCGGCCAATCAGACGGCCGTGTCCTTTGAAGAGGCGGCGGAGATCGCCGGCGAAATAGGCTATCCCGTGGTCGTGCGGCCTTCCTACGTGCTGGGCGGTCGCGCCATGGAAATCGTCTACGATCAGGAGTCGCTCAGCCGCTACATGACCTTCGCGGTGGAGGCCTCCCCCGATTCGCCGATCCTCATCGACAAGTTCCTGGAAAGTGCGGTGGAACTGGATGTGGACGCCATCTCCGACGGAACCACGGTCGTGGTCGCGGGCATCATGCAGCACATCGAAGAAGCGGGCGTACACAGCGGCGACAGCGCGTGCATTTTGCCGCCCTACGATCTGGATCCCGCGCTGATCGAGCGCGTCCGTCAGCAGACCCGCGCCCTGGCGCTGGAGCTCAACGTTATCGGTTTGATGAACATCCAGTTCGCCATCCGCGACAACGACATCTTCCTGCTTGAAGTGAACCCGCGCGCGAGCCGCACGGTACCCTTCGTGAGCAAGGCCATTGGTGTGCCGTTGGCGAAACTAGCCGCCAAAGTCATGGCGGGCAAAACCCTCGCCGAGCTGGGCTTCACCGAAGATCCGGTACCTAACTACACCTCCGCCAAGGAAGTGGTGCTGCCCTTCATCAAATTCCCCGGTGTGGACATTCTCCTCGGGCCGGAAATGCGCAGCACCGGCGAGGTGATGGGCATCGACCAGAACATGGGCCTCGCCTTCGCCAAGAGCCAGATTGCAGCCGGCAGCACCGTGCCCATGAGCGGAACCGTGTTCATCAGCTTGAACGAGCGAGACAAGAAAAAAGTCGGTTCCCTTGGGAGAGACCTCGCCGCCCTCGGCTTCAAGTTCCTGGCCACCGACGGCACCGCCGCCATCCTGCGCCAGGACGGCATCGAAGTGGAGGAAGTGTTTAAGGTTGGCGAGGGTCGTCCAAATATCGTGGACCAGATCATCAACAAGAGCGTGGACTGGATCATCAACACCCCGATGGGCGCGGCCTCCAAGCACGACGAAGTGGCCATCCGCCGCACGGCGCTGGAGAACAATATCCCCACCATGACCACCCTCGCCGCGGCCCGCGCCGCCGTGCAGGCCATCCGCGCGTTGAAAGAAGGCGACCTCGCCGTCATCTCGCTTCAGGAATATCACGCGATGGGGAAGAAATAG
- the guaB gene encoding IMP dehydrogenase — protein sequence MSNHPRISKGLSFDDVLLRPARSNVLPRDVKLQTRLTRKISLNIPLMSAAMDTVTEARLAIAIAQEGGIGIIHKNLSIDDHAEEVDKVKRSQSGTITDPFTLKPDDKLQDAENLMARYHISGVPITDGFGHLVGILTNRDLRFEQDYSRPISSSMTPKDKLVTLAPGASHEEAIQLLHKHRIEKLPIVDADGKLKGLLTIKDIKKAKDFPNRCTDAVGRLRVGAALGVGPGEKDRAQALIDVGVDVLVIDSAHGHSEMVLKTVSMMKNTFPDTDFIAGNIVTAEAARDLISAGADAVKVGVGPGSICTTRVVAGVGVPQLTAIMDVADVCREAGIPVIADGGIKYSGDIAKAIAGGADTAMIGGLFAGTEESPGETLLFEGRTFKVVRGMGSIKAMQKGSKTRYMQFDAEPQKLVPEGIEARVPYRGALADYVHQLVGGLRASMGYCGCVDIAAMQTNTTFIEITSAGLRESHPHDVTITEDAPNYQVSR from the coding sequence ATGAGCAACCATCCTCGTATATCCAAAGGCCTTTCCTTCGACGATGTTCTCCTGCGGCCGGCCCGCTCCAATGTCCTTCCACGCGACGTCAAGCTTCAGACCCGGCTCACGCGCAAGATTTCGCTCAATATTCCCCTCATGTCCGCCGCGATGGACACCGTCACCGAGGCGCGCCTGGCCATCGCCATCGCCCAGGAAGGCGGAATAGGGATTATCCACAAGAATCTCAGCATAGACGATCACGCCGAGGAAGTGGACAAGGTCAAGCGATCGCAGTCGGGCACCATTACCGATCCCTTCACCCTGAAGCCCGATGACAAGCTCCAGGACGCCGAGAATCTCATGGCGCGCTACCACATCTCCGGCGTGCCCATCACGGACGGTTTCGGCCACCTGGTGGGTATCCTGACCAACCGCGATCTCCGCTTCGAGCAGGATTATTCCCGGCCCATTTCGAGTTCCATGACGCCCAAGGACAAGCTGGTAACCCTGGCGCCCGGCGCAAGCCATGAAGAGGCGATTCAGCTTCTCCACAAGCACCGTATCGAGAAGCTGCCCATCGTGGACGCCGACGGCAAGCTCAAGGGCCTCCTGACCATCAAGGACATCAAGAAGGCCAAGGACTTCCCGAACCGCTGCACCGACGCCGTTGGCCGCCTCCGCGTGGGCGCGGCGCTGGGCGTGGGCCCCGGCGAGAAAGATCGCGCCCAGGCCCTGATCGACGTGGGGGTGGACGTGCTGGTCATCGACAGTGCCCATGGCCATTCCGAAATGGTGTTGAAGACCGTCAGCATGATGAAGAACACCTTTCCCGACACCGATTTCATCGCGGGCAATATCGTTACGGCGGAAGCCGCCCGCGATCTCATCTCCGCGGGCGCCGACGCCGTTAAAGTGGGTGTGGGCCCCGGCTCCATCTGCACCACCCGCGTCGTCGCGGGGGTGGGCGTGCCCCAGCTCACGGCCATCATGGATGTGGCCGATGTCTGTCGCGAAGCGGGCATACCGGTGATTGCCGACGGCGGCATCAAGTACAGTGGCGACATCGCCAAGGCCATCGCCGGCGGTGCCGACACCGCCATGATTGGCGGGCTCTTCGCGGGCACCGAGGAAAGTCCCGGGGAAACGCTGCTTTTCGAGGGCCGCACCTTCAAGGTGGTACGCGGCATGGGTTCGATCAAGGCCATGCAGAAAGGCAGCAAGACCCGCTACATGCAGTTTGACGCCGAGCCCCAGAAGCTTGTGCCCGAGGGCATCGAAGCCCGCGTCCCCTATCGCGGCGCCTTGGCCGACTACGTGCACCAGCTCGTCGGTGGCCTCCGCGCCTCCATGGGTTACTGCGGCTGCGTCGATATCGCCGCCATGCAGACCAACACCACCTTTATCGAAATCACCTCGGCGGGCCTGCGCGAAAGCCACCCCCACGACGTCACGATCACGGAAGACGCCCCCAACTATCAGGTCTCCCGCTGA
- a CDS encoding pectate lyase, producing the protein MIRKMALIAVTACFLVQAEGQQLAFPGAEGYGRFAKGGRGGDVYHVTQLGDSGPGSLREGIETASGPRTIVFEVSGTIALKSILRIEGKGLTIAGQTAPGEGITIRDYNLHLRDASDFIVRFIRLRLGDQNKKGDEAPDALTVDRCENFILDHMSMSWGVDGNCDTRGCKDYTIQWSIFSEALHESIHPEGGHAMCASFRGPLGDGTIHHNIFASSRDRHPTIGGSVKDPQWIIDFRNNVIFNWSGAANVCDNQVNLVNNYFKPGPETDPGRQPVAMKASLPDKAKGWMGGNVFEGNKGWTKDNYSAVDMKSWLKPDSGYKYAGTVEDWSVDQPYDLGENTPKTQSAEEACAIVLDRAGASQARDAVDQRFIADLRNGKGKLINSQKEVGGWPELKGGTAPEDKDRDGMADAWERAHGLDPGNPEDRNEVGEGGYTRLEAYLNGLCAR; encoded by the coding sequence ATGATACGCAAAATGGCGCTGATCGCAGTCACAGCATGCTTCCTGGTCCAGGCCGAAGGGCAGCAACTGGCCTTCCCCGGCGCGGAGGGCTATGGCCGATTTGCGAAGGGCGGGCGCGGGGGCGATGTCTACCACGTCACCCAGCTTGGCGACAGTGGACCGGGTTCGTTGCGCGAAGGCATCGAAACGGCCTCGGGGCCGCGCACCATTGTCTTCGAGGTGTCCGGCACTATCGCGCTGAAGTCTATCCTTCGCATTGAAGGGAAGGGGCTGACCATCGCGGGCCAGACTGCGCCGGGCGAGGGCATTACGATTCGCGACTACAACCTTCACCTGCGCGACGCTTCCGATTTCATCGTTCGCTTCATCCGCCTGCGCCTCGGCGATCAGAACAAGAAGGGCGACGAAGCGCCGGATGCTTTGACCGTGGATCGCTGCGAGAATTTCATACTCGACCACATGTCCATGAGCTGGGGCGTGGACGGCAACTGCGACACACGCGGATGCAAGGACTACACGATCCAGTGGTCCATTTTCAGCGAGGCCCTCCACGAGAGCATTCACCCCGAGGGGGGGCATGCCATGTGCGCCTCCTTTCGCGGCCCGCTGGGCGATGGCACAATCCACCACAATATTTTTGCTTCCAGCCGCGACCGACATCCCACCATCGGCGGTTCGGTGAAAGATCCCCAATGGATCATCGACTTCCGGAATAACGTCATCTTCAACTGGAGCGGCGCAGCCAACGTTTGCGACAACCAGGTGAATCTGGTCAATAACTACTTCAAGCCCGGCCCCGAAACCGACCCAGGGCGACAGCCCGTGGCGATGAAAGCCAGCTTGCCGGACAAGGCAAAAGGCTGGATGGGTGGCAACGTGTTTGAGGGCAACAAGGGCTGGACGAAGGACAACTACAGCGCCGTGGACATGAAATCGTGGCTAAAGCCGGACTCGGGCTACAAATACGCGGGCACGGTAGAGGATTGGAGTGTGGATCAGCCCTACGACCTCGGTGAAAACACCCCAAAAACACAATCCGCCGAAGAAGCCTGCGCCATCGTTCTCGACCGCGCCGGGGCGTCCCAAGCCCGCGATGCTGTGGACCAGCGCTTCATCGCCGATCTCCGCAATGGAAAAGGAAAGCTGATCAACTCGCAGAAGGAAGTCGGTGGCTGGCCGGAGCTGAAGGGCGGAACAGCGCCGGAAGATAAGGACCGCGACGGCATGGCCGACGCCTGGGAGCGCGCGCATGGTTTGGACCCTGGGAATCCGGAAGATCGGAATGAAGTAGGAGAGGGCGGGTATACGCGGCTGGAGGCGTATTTGAATGGATTGTGCGCGCGGTAA
- a CDS encoding type II toxin-antitoxin system ParD family antitoxin, translated as MTTRTIDIPEELARFIHDSVAAGRYPDENEVVRAALHLLEREEEEYRENLVELRAEVQKGIDAIEAGDYIELESREDSPALGDEVSRRGTEQLDREKASNQWPDGYFETVFGGWQGDPLVRPEQGEFEQRESFD; from the coding sequence ATGACAACGCGAACCATAGACATTCCCGAAGAGTTGGCGCGCTTCATTCACGATAGCGTGGCGGCGGGCCGCTACCCCGACGAAAACGAAGTCGTCCGGGCGGCGTTGCATCTTCTGGAGCGCGAAGAGGAGGAATACCGCGAAAACCTCGTAGAACTGCGGGCGGAAGTCCAGAAGGGGATCGACGCCATTGAAGCGGGCGACTATATTGAGTTGGAAAGCCGGGAGGATAGCCCGGCACTCGGTGACGAAGTTTCGCGCCGGGGTACGGAACAGCTTGATCGGGAGAAGGCCAGCAATCAGTGGCCTGATGGCTATTTCGAAACCGTTTTCGGCGGATGGCAAGGGGACCCACTTGTACGGCCTGAGCAGGGCGAGTTTGAGCAGCGCGAGTCCTTCGATTGA
- a CDS encoding sulfatase, with product MNLIVLPLLLSSLAAPNVVLITVDTLRADHLGAYGFERNTTPNLDRLAAKSLLFEDMLCEQPQTGPSLIAMHASRLPRVTGAIRNGVPMPDGTPTTAMIFATAGYETAAIVSNWNLKPKLSNLQQGFAHYDADFGTGRFGKERHEMTADVVTNRALAWLAARDSARPMFFWVHYMDPHAPYLSKRGFADQLGQNDGKKRVDPPEERYQTEVAFVDQQIQRLLDALPKEDTYIVFTADHGEGLGEHGEWGHSRYLYQTTMHVPLLIHGPGIEAGRSKAPVRGVDIAPTLLNFAGIAPPASMIGVDLRRHPPESDTPRIVETYGGEVPRDEKVRETLATRPPQRQSIILSGWKLIANGDGQIELYNLAEDPGEERNLAADFPEKRDALLQQLNAWHEQTPRNQSTAKDLSEADLQRLEANGYL from the coding sequence ATGAACCTCATAGTACTTCCCCTGCTGCTCAGCAGCCTCGCGGCCCCCAATGTGGTCCTGATCACCGTGGACACGCTCCGCGCCGATCACCTCGGTGCCTACGGTTTCGAGCGCAACACAACGCCCAACCTGGATCGTCTCGCGGCGAAGTCCCTCCTCTTTGAAGACATGCTCTGCGAACAGCCCCAGACTGGGCCATCCCTCATCGCCATGCACGCCTCCCGCCTGCCCCGCGTCACGGGCGCGATTCGCAACGGGGTTCCCATGCCCGACGGTACGCCCACGACCGCCATGATCTTCGCCACGGCGGGCTATGAGACGGCCGCGATTGTCAGCAATTGGAATCTCAAGCCCAAGCTGTCCAATCTGCAACAGGGCTTCGCGCACTACGACGCCGATTTCGGCACGGGTCGCTTTGGCAAGGAGCGCCACGAAATGACGGCGGATGTCGTCACCAACCGGGCCTTGGCCTGGCTGGCCGCACGGGATTCCGCCAGGCCGATGTTTTTCTGGGTCCACTACATGGATCCACATGCGCCTTATCTAAGCAAGCGTGGCTTCGCCGATCAGCTCGGCCAAAACGACGGGAAGAAACGCGTCGATCCGCCGGAGGAGCGCTATCAGACCGAAGTGGCCTTTGTAGACCAGCAGATCCAGCGTCTCCTCGATGCCCTGCCAAAGGAGGATACCTACATCGTCTTTACGGCGGACCACGGCGAGGGACTGGGGGAGCACGGAGAATGGGGTCACTCGCGGTATCTCTACCAGACCACGATGCACGTTCCCCTCCTTATTCACGGACCCGGCATCGAGGCGGGTCGCAGCAAGGCCCCCGTTCGCGGTGTCGATATCGCCCCCACCCTCCTCAATTTCGCAGGCATAGCGCCGCCCGCCAGCATGATAGGCGTGGACCTGCGTCGGCATCCGCCCGAAAGCGATACGCCGCGAATTGTTGAAACGTATGGCGGTGAGGTTCCGAGGGACGAAAAGGTACGCGAAACCCTCGCCACGCGCCCGCCCCAACGCCAAAGCATCATCCTGAGCGGCTGGAAGCTCATCGCCAATGGAGATGGCCAAATCGAGCTGTACAACCTCGCGGAGGATCCCGGGGAAGAGCGCAACCTTGCAGCCGACTTCCCCGAAAAGCGCGACGCCCTGCTCCAGCAACTCAACGCCTGGCACGAGCAGACGCCCCGCAACCAGTCCACCGCGAAGGACCTTTCCGAGGCGGATTTGCAGCGGCTGGAAGCCAATGGTTACCTCTGA
- the greA gene encoding transcription elongation factor GreA, which produces MEKLYVSRDGLEKLKQELKEMNTRRMTVANAIEHARSLGDLKENAEYHSAKEEQAMLHAKIKDVEDKIARAEVLEEQDIDTSRAYMGATVRVLNTKTKKEISYQLVSPVEADMANGRISTASPVGRAILGKAVGEEAVATVPAGDLVLKVLDITY; this is translated from the coding sequence ATGGAAAAACTGTACGTTTCCAGAGATGGTCTGGAAAAGCTGAAACAGGAACTGAAGGAGATGAACACGCGCCGCATGACGGTGGCCAATGCCATCGAGCACGCGCGTTCGCTGGGGGACTTGAAGGAAAACGCCGAATACCACTCCGCCAAGGAGGAGCAGGCCATGCTCCACGCCAAAATCAAGGATGTGGAAGACAAGATCGCCCGCGCCGAAGTGCTGGAGGAGCAGGACATTGACACCAGCCGGGCCTATATGGGCGCGACGGTCCGGGTGCTGAACACGAAGACCAAAAAAGAGATTTCCTACCAGCTCGTGAGCCCCGTGGAGGCGGATATGGCGAACGGCCGGATCTCGACCGCCTCCCCCGTCGGTCGCGCCATTCTGGGGAAGGCGGTTGGTGAAGAGGCCGTGGCCACGGTGCCCGCGGGCGATCTCGTGCTGAAGGTGCTCGACATAACTTACTGA
- a CDS encoding type II toxin-antitoxin system VapC family toxin: MFVLDSNVCIRLLNQTHEGIAERFHRYPPNEIALCSVVKAELLYGARRSRKVEENLRVLRVFFAPLASLSFDDRCADEAAQIRADLAAQGKPIGPHDILIAAMARAHDAVLVTHNMSEFARVTGLRLDDWES, from the coding sequence ATGTTTGTCCTCGATTCAAATGTGTGTATCCGACTCTTGAATCAAACCCATGAGGGAATTGCCGAGCGGTTTCACCGCTACCCGCCAAACGAGATCGCTCTTTGCAGCGTCGTCAAGGCAGAATTGCTCTACGGAGCGAGGCGAAGCCGAAAAGTTGAAGAAAATCTCCGCGTGTTGAGGGTTTTCTTTGCACCGCTCGCCAGCCTCTCCTTCGACGACCGCTGCGCGGACGAAGCGGCCCAGATCCGCGCCGACCTGGCGGCGCAGGGCAAGCCTATCGGGCCACACGATATCCTCATCGCCGCAATGGCCCGCGCGCACGATGCGGTGCTGGTGACGCACAACATGAGCGAGTTTGCGCGGGTTACGGGACTGCGCTTGGACGATTGGGAAAGTTGA
- the guaA gene encoding glutamine-hydrolyzing GMP synthase, with the protein MQGIGKPIVVLDFGAQYSKLIARRVREANVYSLIMPFNMPLADIKAADPAGIIFSGGPASVHAPGAPKPDPGVFDLGVPILGICYGVQLLADMLGGKVERANEREYGIAHLNHDDATGFLANINNHTQVWMSHGDKITQLPDSFKTIGRTENSPYAAIADVENKRYGVQFHPEVVHTPQGAQMLSNFVHNICGCGASWDMGSFVDLALEQIREQVGDRKVLCGLSGGVDSSVAAALIHKAIGDNLTCVFVNNGLLRKGEAEMVQHVFRDNFHINLVYADASDRFIDALAGIEDPERKRKIIGNLFVEVFEEEATRAGHMDFLAQGTLYPDVIESVSATGGPSVTIKSHHNVGGLPEKMNMQLLEPLRELFKDEVRELGRELGLPEEIVGRHPFPGPGLGVRCIGAITRERLATLREADAIFIDEIRKAGIYDAIWQALVCLLPVRSVGVQGDERTYEEVCSLRAVTSEDAMTADWFRFPPEVLQRASNRICNEVKHINRVLYDVTSKPPGTIEWE; encoded by the coding sequence ATGCAGGGAATCGGAAAGCCCATCGTCGTGCTCGACTTTGGCGCGCAGTACAGCAAACTCATCGCGCGGCGCGTCCGCGAGGCCAACGTTTACAGCCTGATCATGCCCTTCAACATGCCGCTGGCCGATATCAAGGCTGCGGATCCCGCCGGCATCATCTTCAGCGGCGGTCCCGCCAGCGTCCACGCCCCCGGCGCGCCCAAGCCCGACCCCGGTGTGTTCGATCTCGGTGTACCCATCCTGGGCATTTGCTATGGCGTGCAGTTACTCGCCGATATGCTCGGCGGCAAAGTGGAGCGGGCCAACGAACGTGAATACGGCATCGCCCACCTGAACCACGACGACGCCACGGGCTTCCTGGCCAATATCAATAACCATACCCAGGTGTGGATGAGCCACGGGGACAAGATCACCCAGTTGCCGGATTCCTTCAAGACGATTGGCCGCACCGAGAATTCACCCTATGCCGCCATCGCCGATGTGGAGAACAAGCGCTACGGCGTCCAGTTCCACCCGGAGGTCGTGCACACGCCCCAGGGCGCCCAGATGCTCTCGAACTTCGTGCACAACATCTGCGGATGCGGCGCAAGCTGGGATATGGGCTCATTCGTCGATCTCGCACTCGAGCAAATCCGCGAGCAGGTCGGCGATCGCAAGGTTCTCTGCGGCCTCAGCGGCGGTGTGGACTCGAGCGTGGCCGCCGCCCTCATTCACAAGGCCATCGGCGACAACCTCACTTGTGTCTTTGTAAACAACGGTCTCCTCCGCAAGGGCGAGGCCGAGATGGTGCAGCACGTTTTCCGCGATAACTTCCACATCAATCTGGTCTACGCGGACGCGTCGGATCGCTTCATCGACGCCCTCGCCGGCATCGAGGATCCCGAGCGCAAACGCAAGATCATCGGCAACCTGTTCGTGGAAGTATTCGAGGAAGAGGCCACGCGGGCGGGGCACATGGACTTCCTCGCCCAGGGGACACTCTACCCCGACGTGATTGAGTCCGTCTCCGCGACCGGTGGCCCCTCCGTCACCATCAAGAGCCACCATAACGTGGGCGGTCTCCCCGAAAAGATGAACATGCAGCTCCTCGAGCCCCTGCGCGAACTCTTTAAGGACGAAGTGCGCGAACTGGGCCGTGAGTTGGGCCTCCCCGAAGAAATTGTCGGTCGACATCCCTTCCCCGGCCCCGGCCTGGGGGTGCGCTGCATCGGCGCCATCACCCGCGAGCGCCTTGCCACACTCCGCGAGGCCGACGCCATCTTTATCGACGAAATCCGCAAGGCGGGGATTTACGACGCCATCTGGCAAGCTCTGGTGTGCCTGCTGCCCGTCCGCAGCGTGGGCGTGCAGGGCGACGAACGCACCTATGAAGAAGTGTGCAGCCTTCGCGCTGTCACCTCGGAAGACGCCATGACCGCCGACTGGTTCCGCTTTCCCCCCGAAGTGCTCCAGCGCGCCAGCAATCGGATCTGCAACGAGGTGAAGCACATCAATCGCGTGCTCTACGATGTGACCTCCAAGCCCCCGGGCACGATCGAGTGGGAATAG
- a CDS encoding group III truncated hemoglobin — protein sequence MTPLQDSAQPARRDIESPEDIIHIVDSFYAIAITDSIIGHFFTEVIQINLEEHLPRLYRFWCAIILGMPSYRENAFMPHILLHQKSPMEPHHFERWLALFSGTIDSRFEGPRASLAKKRAEDIATAMAAKLAHLDSAAAVSTQSN from the coding sequence ATGACCCCATTGCAGGACAGCGCCCAACCCGCCCGCCGCGATATCGAGTCGCCGGAAGACATTATCCATATCGTGGACTCCTTTTACGCGATAGCGATCACCGATTCCATCATTGGCCACTTCTTCACGGAAGTGATCCAGATTAATCTCGAGGAGCACCTGCCCCGGCTCTACCGGTTCTGGTGCGCCATCATCCTGGGAATGCCGAGTTATCGGGAAAACGCCTTCATGCCCCATATCCTGCTGCACCAGAAGAGCCCGATGGAGCCCCACCACTTCGAACGGTGGCTCGCGCTGTTTTCAGGCACGATCGACAGCCGCTTCGAGGGTCCCAGGGCCTCGCTCGCCAAGAAACGGGCCGAGGACATTGCAACGGCCATGGCGGCCAAGCTCGCCCACCTCGACAGCGCCGCCGCCGTCTCCACCCAGTCGAATTAG